From a single Bacillus pseudomycoides DSM 12442 genomic region:
- a CDS encoding YitT family protein: MNERVINERVKEVALVVIGSLLFAIGINFFAIPNRLSEGGVIGLTVITYYLFEWSPGTVNLLINAVLLAIGYKFFDRKTMVYTILGIVSSSFFLYITEDIATPVNHDTLLAALFAGVFVGVGLGFMFRAGGTSGGSAIIAQLANQYLGWSVGKGVLIIDIVVIAGSVFIIGQEKAMYTLVAVFIGAKVIDFIVEGLNTKTAVTIISNYPDMIRESIMKSMTRGVTVLDGKGGYTGNNKEVLYVVINKQELIQLKKVVSQKDENAFVVIHDVRDVLGGGFKAS, encoded by the coding sequence ATGAATGAAAGAGTAATAAATGAAAGAGTGAAAGAAGTAGCGCTTGTCGTAATAGGATCATTATTGTTTGCGATTGGGATTAACTTTTTTGCTATTCCAAATCGGTTATCTGAAGGTGGAGTTATTGGGCTTACAGTTATTACATATTATTTGTTTGAATGGTCACCAGGTACTGTAAACCTTTTAATAAATGCAGTATTACTTGCAATTGGGTATAAGTTTTTTGATAGAAAGACAATGGTGTATACAATACTTGGTATTGTCTCTTCATCTTTCTTTTTATATATCACAGAAGATATAGCGACTCCGGTAAATCATGATACATTGTTAGCAGCTCTATTTGCGGGTGTTTTCGTTGGTGTTGGTTTAGGATTTATGTTCCGTGCAGGTGGTACATCAGGTGGATCTGCAATCATAGCACAATTAGCAAACCAATATTTAGGTTGGAGTGTTGGAAAAGGTGTATTAATTATTGATATCGTCGTTATTGCAGGTTCAGTATTTATTATTGGGCAGGAAAAAGCGATGTATACGCTGGTAGCGGTATTTATCGGTGCAAAGGTTATTGATTTTATTGTAGAAGGATTGAATACAAAGACTGCTGTAACAATTATTTCAAACTATCCAGACATGATCAGAGAATCCATTATGAAGAGTATGACACGAGGTGTAACAGTACTAGATGGGAAAGGTGGTTACACAGGAAATAACAAAGAAGTATTATATGTTGTCATCAATAAACAAGAGCTCATTCAATTAAAGAAAGTCGTGAGCCAAAAAGATGAAAATGCATTCGTTGTCATTCACGATGTGCGTGATGTATTAGGTGGTGGTTTTAAAGCGAGTTAA
- a CDS encoding ATP-grasp domain-containing protein, with product MNTIVFIETNKSGSSREAIKAAEKLNFFTVLLTDQKRFLEERSEFPDVHQMIFTDINDYDNLITVIHNLKKTGKNIKGIFSFIDYFVYVAACLSEKFCKSMVSTDAIYHMENKILTRNVLKNLPISLNYLIYKPTESLSSFLKTVEMKFPLVVKSPESAGSKDVLLAKDRDQLISSMQTLLKKRPNEEILLEEYVDGPQYLVEVLVHNKKVHIIAVIEQEITFFERFIVTGYSLLGQLDTKLHYSLLNAIHSVVHAFDIKNGACHLELRRVNGIWKLIEINPRISGGAMNRMIEVGHGINLVQETIQLMLGNKPSLNKKHYKYVYTHYLTVAYRGKLIRATGKKRSSKYPGVEEVYIKPKKGSILKPPKSMGDRCGYVLAASFSKQEAKRIALEAAKEISFDIEPMNTTA from the coding sequence ATGAATACTATTGTTTTTATTGAAACAAATAAATCTGGATCGAGTAGGGAAGCAATTAAAGCAGCAGAGAAACTTAATTTCTTTACGGTTTTGTTAACAGACCAAAAAAGATTTCTTGAAGAACGAAGTGAATTTCCGGATGTACATCAGATGATATTTACCGATATAAATGATTATGATAATTTAATTACAGTAATCCACAATCTAAAAAAAACAGGGAAAAATATAAAAGGAATTTTTAGTTTTATTGATTATTTTGTTTATGTCGCTGCATGTTTGTCTGAGAAGTTCTGTAAAAGTATGGTATCTACTGACGCAATTTATCATATGGAAAATAAAATATTGACCCGTAACGTGCTTAAGAATTTACCGATTTCACTCAATTATTTAATTTACAAACCAACAGAATCCTTATCATCTTTTCTTAAAACTGTAGAGATGAAATTTCCTCTTGTCGTTAAATCCCCTGAATCAGCAGGATCAAAAGATGTATTGTTGGCAAAGGATAGAGATCAATTAATTTCATCTATGCAAACCCTTTTAAAAAAACGACCTAATGAAGAAATTCTACTTGAAGAATATGTAGATGGACCTCAGTACTTAGTTGAAGTTTTAGTTCACAATAAAAAGGTTCATATTATTGCAGTGATTGAACAAGAAATTACATTTTTTGAACGTTTTATCGTCACTGGTTATTCTTTGTTAGGACAATTAGACACTAAACTACATTATAGTCTTCTTAACGCTATTCATTCTGTTGTACATGCTTTTGATATAAAAAATGGTGCTTGTCATCTGGAGCTCCGCAGAGTAAATGGTATTTGGAAGTTAATTGAGATAAACCCAAGGATATCAGGCGGAGCTATGAATCGTATGATTGAAGTTGGACATGGAATCAACTTAGTACAGGAAACGATTCAGTTAATGTTAGGAAATAAACCTTCACTGAATAAAAAACATTATAAATATGTATATACGCACTACTTAACAGTCGCTTATAGAGGGAAATTAATTCGAGCTACAGGAAAAAAGCGTAGCTCTAAATATCCTGGTGTAGAAGAAGTATATATAAAACCTAAAAAGGGAAGTATCCTAAAACCTCCTAAATCAATGGGGGATCGGTGCGGCTACGTTTTAGCAGCATCATTTTCTAAACAAGAAGCTAAAAGAATAGCTTTAGAAGCAGCTAAAGAAATTTCTTTTGACATTGAACCAATGAATACAACAGCATAA
- a CDS encoding nucleotidyltransferase family protein: MKIAGIYLAAGNSRRMGPGINKLYLPLQGKPLGNIALQAAFSSRLSHIIVVTNDPTWILKRMCRENVYILSCPNADKGQSYSLQCGVKMAKKINVDAVVVLLADQPFVTAEFINKIMDCYEQNKNIHFVAASYRGVRQPPVLFTKKVFPFFKALKGDEGARAIFMKPTINGISLLSQNDKIFFDIDTWEKYQQVKQKYAD, translated from the coding sequence ATAAAGATTGCAGGGATATATTTAGCTGCTGGAAACAGTCGAAGGATGGGGCCAGGAATAAATAAATTATACTTACCATTACAGGGGAAACCACTTGGAAACATAGCGTTACAAGCGGCATTTTCTTCAAGGCTCTCTCATATTATTGTTGTTACAAATGACCCCACGTGGATATTAAAGAGGATGTGCCGTGAAAATGTGTATATTCTTTCTTGTCCAAACGCTGATAAGGGACAGTCATATTCTCTTCAGTGTGGTGTTAAAATGGCGAAAAAAATAAATGTAGATGCAGTGGTTGTTCTTTTGGCGGATCAACCATTCGTTACAGCTGAATTTATTAATAAGATAATGGATTGCTATGAGCAAAATAAAAACATTCATTTTGTAGCAGCGAGTTATAGGGGAGTAAGGCAACCTCCTGTTTTATTTACAAAGAAAGTGTTTCCGTTTTTTAAAGCGTTGAAAGGGGATGAAGGAGCACGTGCAATTTTTATGAAGCCTACGATAAATGGAATTTCATTGTTGTCTCAAAATGACAAAATATTTTTTGATATCGATACATGGGAAAAATATCAACAGGTGAAACAAAAATATGCGGATTGA
- a CDS encoding LysR family transcriptional regulator has protein sequence MELRHLKTFIIVAESGGFTRAGEQLGYTQSTITNHIRSLEEEIGNPLFDRLGKKVILTDVGEHMLSYAHKILELSNEALESSQMNGKFSGTIRIGANESLMIYRLPAVLYEFKRKYPQVHIILQPSESQELHNELKSGKFDFALFTHPEQLGTDIVTHSLVQEKIVLIAPPKHPLTKKVSVSPADLEGEMLLLTEPGSYRDLLERRIKEDGINCSHIHFWSIEAIKQTVMCGLGISYLPFITVKEEIEQGKLSVLPWTYSKDFVTTELAYHKSKWLTPAMKKLIEMIEKHAEKWKEFA, from the coding sequence ATGGAGCTGCGCCATTTGAAAACTTTTATTATTGTAGCGGAAAGCGGTGGCTTTACACGGGCTGGAGAACAACTTGGGTATACGCAATCGACAATTACTAATCATATTCGATCATTAGAAGAAGAGATTGGAAATCCATTATTTGATCGTCTTGGAAAAAAGGTAATTTTAACTGATGTAGGGGAGCATATGCTTTCTTATGCGCATAAAATATTGGAATTATCAAATGAAGCATTGGAATCATCTCAAATGAACGGGAAATTTTCAGGGACAATACGCATTGGAGCGAATGAGTCTTTAATGATTTATCGATTACCTGCTGTTTTATATGAATTTAAAAGGAAGTATCCGCAAGTACATATCATTTTACAACCATCAGAGAGTCAAGAATTGCACAATGAGCTAAAATCAGGAAAATTTGATTTCGCTTTATTTACACATCCGGAGCAACTAGGTACAGACATTGTTACTCATTCTCTTGTTCAAGAGAAGATTGTGCTTATTGCTCCGCCCAAACATCCACTAACAAAAAAGGTGAGCGTTAGTCCTGCTGATTTAGAAGGAGAAATGTTGTTGCTTACAGAGCCAGGGAGTTACCGAGATTTGTTAGAAAGACGGATTAAAGAAGATGGTATTAATTGTTCTCATATTCATTTTTGGAGTATTGAAGCGATTAAGCAAACCGTTATGTGTGGGCTAGGGATATCTTATTTACCGTTTATAACGGTAAAGGAAGAAATCGAGCAAGGCAAGCTAAGTGTACTACCATGGACGTATAGTAAAGATTTCGTTACAACGGAATTGGCATATCATAAAAGCAAATGGTTAACTCCTGCAATGAAGAAATTAATTGAAATGATAGAAAAGCATGCAGAGAAATGGAAAGAATTCGCTTGA